A region of Candidatus Thorarchaeota archaeon DNA encodes the following proteins:
- the hdrB gene encoding CoB--CoM heterodisulfide reductase subunit B encodes MHFLGCIIPHRYPSVERATRLIFPDLGMKLLDMEGATCCPAPGVFGSFDRVTWATVAARNLTIAEESGHPITTGCNGCFASLWEANHELKEDDDLREKVNKNLAEIDREFKGTIEVTHYVDALYETAGLEKIREKVSRPFEGVRIALHPGCHWMRPKLVKQKDESERPHIFRDLCETTGAEYVPYKDELMCCGAGGAVRTADLEVALDFTKQKFDSIMEAGGADLIVTPCPFCQLQLDLGQVEIQKHFGDEYVFDVMHVSEFLALAFGHEPDDFGLDTHLQYMQRKSEPNWAQILM; translated from the coding sequence ATGCACTTCCTTGGATGTATTATTCCACATAGATATCCAAGTGTAGAGCGGGCTACGAGGTTGATTTTCCCTGATTTGGGAATGAAGCTGCTGGATATGGAAGGTGCAACTTGTTGTCCTGCTCCTGGAGTATTTGGTTCCTTTGACCGTGTAACTTGGGCAACGGTTGCTGCTAGAAACCTGACCATTGCAGAGGAGAGTGGTCATCCAATAACTACTGGCTGCAACGGCTGTTTTGCCAGCCTCTGGGAAGCAAATCACGAACTCAAAGAGGATGACGACCTGCGAGAGAAGGTGAACAAGAATCTTGCAGAGATTGACCGAGAGTTCAAAGGAACGATTGAAGTTACTCATTATGTAGATGCGCTTTACGAAACTGCCGGCTTAGAGAAGATACGAGAGAAAGTGAGCAGGCCCTTTGAAGGTGTCAGAATCGCATTACATCCTGGCTGCCACTGGATGCGCCCAAAGCTTGTCAAGCAAAAAGACGAAAGCGAACGCCCTCATATCTTTAGAGACCTATGTGAGACCACAGGCGCAGAGTATGTTCCCTACAAGGACGAACTCATGTGTTGTGGAGCTGGAGGTGCAGTTCGGACAGCGGATCTTGAAGTCGCACTAGATTTCACAAAGCAGAAATTCGATAGTATTATGGAAGCGGGTGGTGCTGACCTTATTGTTACACCTTGCCCATTCTGTCAACTGCAGCTCGATCTTGGCCAGGTGGAGATACAGAAGCACTTTGGTGATGAATACGTGTTCGATGTGATGCATGTGTCCGAATTCCTTGCCCTTGCGTTCGGCCACGAACCTGACGACTTCGGGCTGGATACTCATCTCCAATACATGCAGCGCAAGAGTGAACCCAACTGGGCGCAGATTCTGATGTAA
- the hdrC gene encoding CoB--CoM heterodisulfide reductase subunit C: MDFVDMIKKAGGPNIQSCYQCGTCSGSCPAGARTNYLVRDIIRKALLGLKEECVSVIELWYCTTCYACTDRCPQDVKPTDVIKAIRNIAVAEGHMLSNHQKVAVKVIETGHAVPLDKEMWQQLREKVGLEPIPPNASANPWAAEEVKKLSEICGFDKLIGYEEFLKAEEEKKKEG, encoded by the coding sequence ATGGATTTCGTTGATATGATAAAGAAAGCTGGCGGTCCCAACATCCAGAGTTGCTATCAATGTGGCACATGCAGTGGTAGCTGTCCTGCTGGAGCAAGGACCAACTATCTTGTTCGTGACATCATTAGGAAAGCATTGCTTGGTCTGAAAGAGGAATGTGTTTCAGTTATCGAACTATGGTATTGTACGACTTGTTACGCTTGTACTGATAGATGTCCACAAGATGTGAAACCCACTGATGTGATTAAGGCTATCAGAAATATTGCAGTCGCGGAAGGGCACATGTTATCAAACCATCAGAAGGTTGCAGTCAAGGTTATCGAGACTGGACATGCTGTTCCACTTGACAAAGAGATGTGGCAACAACTGAGAGAGAAAGTTGGATTGGAACCTATTCCTCCGAATGCAAGTGCCAACCCATGGGCTGCGGAGGAGGTCAAGAAACTGAGTGAAATCTGTGGTTTCGATAAACTCATTGGATATGAGGAGTTCCTGAAAGCAGAAGAAGAGAAGAAGAAGGAGGGTTGA
- a CDS encoding radical SAM protein translates to MMRCPNHQNRIISQSIGYCPECLVEDSKVIGHSMEKHRRLRQDDGLVDEIPSDGRVVCGECSNHCRMNEGDTGFCHLRQVRDGNIVHRYGEAAIVRWYFDPLPTNCVADWVCPVRNQSSYQWNSELKNLAVFYGSCNSDCLFCQNTSYRRMMAQGKPLMTPRELAGVADEKTACVCYFGGDPSCNARHSITTSRLLNESRQVRVCYETNGKISRKYLDEIADIVLESGGTIKFDLKSMTSQVYQALTDTPNDHVIRNFRILAERGIQSKNTFLVASILLIPGYIGLDEVRLLCSFISECDSSIPTALLGFQPHHAMSDLPRTSRKHAEAAKKIAQEEGLTNVRLGNRGLLSLAEYNYQ, encoded by the coding sequence ATGATGAGATGCCCTAACCACCAGAACAGGATAATATCCCAATCCATAGGCTATTGCCCAGAGTGCCTCGTAGAAGACTCCAAAGTAATAGGCCATAGCATGGAAAAGCATAGAAGATTACGCCAAGATGATGGATTAGTAGACGAGATACCATCCGACGGTCGGGTCGTGTGTGGGGAGTGTAGTAATCATTGCAGAATGAATGAGGGAGATACAGGATTCTGCCATCTTCGTCAAGTCAGAGATGGCAACATCGTTCATAGATATGGAGAGGCGGCTATCGTTCGCTGGTATTTTGATCCGCTCCCTACAAACTGTGTAGCCGATTGGGTTTGTCCTGTACGAAATCAGAGTAGCTATCAGTGGAATTCGGAACTCAAGAACCTCGCAGTATTCTACGGATCTTGTAATTCGGATTGCCTATTCTGTCAGAATACGAGTTATCGCCGAATGATGGCTCAAGGGAAGCCGCTCATGACGCCCCGGGAATTGGCCGGTGTAGCCGACGAGAAGACAGCTTGTGTCTGTTACTTCGGAGGAGATCCTTCTTGTAATGCAAGGCATTCCATAACAACTTCACGTCTACTAAATGAAAGCCGACAAGTTCGGGTCTGTTATGAGACAAATGGCAAGATTTCTCGGAAATACCTGGATGAAATAGCGGATATCGTGCTTGAAAGCGGTGGTACCATCAAGTTTGACTTGAAATCTATGACATCTCAAGTCTACCAAGCTCTAACTGATACCCCTAATGACCATGTAATACGTAATTTTCGCATTCTTGCAGAAAGGGGAATACAAAGCAAAAATACGTTCCTTGTAGCCAGCATTCTGCTCATACCAGGATATATTGGACTTGACGAAGTCAGGCTACTTTGTAGTTTCATATCTGAGTGCGATTCTTCAATCCCAACGGCCCTACTTGGATTTCAACCTCATCATGCAATGTCCGATTTACCAAGAACAAGCAGAAAACACGCAGAAGCGGCAAAGAAGATAGCTCAGGAAGAAGGATTGACAAATGTCAGGCTTGGTAACAGAGGGTTGCTCTCACTGGCAGAGTATAACTATCAGTAG
- the hdrC gene encoding CoB--CoM heterodisulfide reductase subunit C, translated as MADINRDTIRSENVDIGFIQEVVDAGANRIRTCMQCGTCSSVCPSGRRTAFRTREIIRKALLGLKDEVLSSPDLWLCTTCLTCLERCPRQIKVTDAIIIMRNMAVDEGYMLPSHRKASKKLLETGHAVPLDEANQEMRKELGIPEIPPTVHQHEDALEDVKKIMKRTDFQKLIEGQESEEKE; from the coding sequence ATGGCAGACATCAATCGTGATACCATACGCTCAGAGAATGTAGACATAGGATTTATTCAAGAGGTGGTTGATGCAGGGGCTAATCGAATCAGAACCTGTATGCAGTGTGGTACATGCTCCAGTGTCTGCCCGAGTGGAAGAAGAACGGCTTTCAGAACACGCGAAATCATCCGGAAAGCTCTCCTAGGTTTGAAAGATGAAGTATTGAGTAGTCCTGATCTGTGGCTATGCACAACTTGTCTTACGTGTCTTGAACGCTGTCCAAGACAAATCAAAGTAACAGATGCTATCATTATCATGAGGAATATGGCAGTCGATGAAGGATACATGCTACCAAGCCACCGGAAAGCCTCAAAGAAACTCCTTGAAACAGGTCATGCGGTACCACTCGATGAAGCTAATCAGGAAATGAGGAAGGAGCTCGGAATTCCAGAAATACCACCTACAGTACATCAACATGAAGATGCTCTCGAAGATGTCAAGAAAATAATGAAACGTACAGATTTTCAGAAGCTGATTGAGGGGCAAGAATCGGAGGAGAAAGAATAG
- the hdrB gene encoding CoB--CoM heterodisulfide reductase subunit B, whose amino-acid sequence MPNRFPNVEKSIRTVLPKLGIELEELEGASCCPAPGVIRSFDEPTWLALSTRNLALAEQTGHDLVTGCNGCYGTFKEALAELEQHPERLDEVKKVFRGMGIDFEGNVAAKHIIEVINELGLEEVKNAVKRSLEGIKVAAHYGCHLLKPSKNRPWEKTQRHTFLDELIEVTGAEPVKYRDKDMCCGAGGGVRGSQVVVSVDMAKEKIDNMLAAEADCVVNVCSFCHLQFEVSQAQLNKELEEKKYKLPVLYYTQLLGLAMGLEPEKLGLNKHVVNTQPLIDKILG is encoded by the coding sequence ATGCCAAATCGATTTCCAAATGTAGAGAAGAGCATACGCACAGTCCTTCCGAAGCTTGGAATTGAATTGGAAGAACTAGAGGGAGCCAGTTGTTGTCCTGCCCCGGGAGTCATTCGTTCCTTCGATGAACCCACATGGCTTGCTTTGTCAACACGGAACTTGGCCTTGGCGGAGCAAACGGGACACGATCTGGTTACGGGTTGCAATGGTTGCTACGGAACTTTCAAAGAAGCACTAGCTGAATTGGAACAACATCCAGAAAGGCTCGATGAAGTGAAGAAAGTTTTCCGAGGTATGGGAATAGACTTCGAGGGAAATGTAGCTGCAAAGCACATTATAGAAGTTATCAACGAACTGGGACTTGAAGAAGTGAAGAACGCCGTTAAGCGATCTTTAGAAGGTATCAAAGTAGCTGCTCACTATGGTTGTCATCTATTGAAGCCAAGCAAGAATAGGCCGTGGGAGAAAACTCAACGACATACATTCTTGGATGAGTTGATTGAAGTAACTGGTGCAGAGCCTGTCAAGTATCGTGACAAAGATATGTGCTGTGGGGCAGGAGGAGGTGTCAGAGGAAGCCAGGTTGTAGTCAGCGTGGATATGGCCAAGGAGAAAATAGACAATATGCTAGCGGCTGAAGCAGACTGTGTAGTAAATGTATGTTCGTTCTGTCATCTGCAATTTGAGGTTTCCCAAGCTCAGCTGAATAAGGAGCTCGAAGAGAAGAAATACAAGTTGCCGGTTCTCTACTATACTCAACTACTTGGATTAGCCATGGGTTTAGAGCCAGAGAAGCTTGGGCTTAACAAACATGTAGTCAATACACAACCACTCATCGACAAGATACTTGGTTGA